The genomic stretch gtgctggaaaataaaaaaaacagtaaaaataatgcggtgccgaaaactggaaaattgagCGAGATCTCCAGGGTTCCATAATTGGTCCTATTTATATTAATCCATTTTGTAACCGTTTCTTCCATTCAGTAGGTTTCCTCACGTCAACTGATCAAGCGAAGAAAGAGGAagaacgtgcttctgttacgcgtcaaacccaaaaatataggaatgggggtgtgacgttcgtcacaccatttgttacgctcgtaacacaaagcaggggggcgtgacgctcgtcacaccttgtgtggcggtcgtcacagtTTCAGCGCTTCTAGTTGAtagttgtgggctgggctttagtggaattgCTTCTCATCatctttttgcacctccttttctttctttttcacgtatgcttcaaataatgttgcctgaaataaatagaaggaaaataccaagtaatatcgcataaaataaaataaatcgaatcaaataataatataatttaattaaatcgagtccaaaaatgtgatattatttcatgttatcaccTACATGCAATGTCATTTGGAGCATGCGTCATTGGAACTGGTGCCTCCTTTGAAAGTTCATTGGATGCGTCAGTTCAACTGGTGCATCAGTTAAAAAAGTTGATTATTTTggtaattattttgaaaaattggttatcttggtatttaaattgaaaaacacggttatttaaaaaaacaattcaataaaataATATCAATTATGAAAAAATTTAATATCACAATTATTggaaaaaaaataatttaaaaatatttaaaaaaatatatttatttagaGATTTATATTTAGTGATAATTTAAATATTTCAATAAATTAGTATATTTATTTCTTTCTCTTCATTAAATCTATTGAATTTCTTCCTTCTTGCACCCTTTCTCTTATTATTCTCTCTTCTATATTTCTCGTGAACCAAACAGAGTGAAAATACCATGCAATGAAGTATGAATCGCGCGCGAAATATTTATTTGCCTTGTTCCTTGAAATTGAACCACGTACTTTCCTTCCTCTCATTTCGCAACCTTTCCCTCACTCATTCATCTGCAATCTTCTTCTTCCTTCCCATGGTTTCTCCCACCAACCCTATCCCCTTTCCACAAAATTCCCCAACAATTCCATAATTCCACATGCGTGGCATGAAATTTCTAGATCCATGCCACAAATCGTATATCATAAAGCCTAATTTTACATATTTTCATCAAGATTATTGGAGGTTTAGGGAAAGGTGAAATAAGATCAAGGATCTACATGATCGATGTTATTGTTGTTCGTTGATTTTTGTATTCGGCGGACTCCATACCATTTTTTCTGATGGAATGGAAGATTCAGCTAGTTATGGGAATCATGATATTGAACAAGTTAGTTTCATCAAAGGTTTCTTAATTACTGGTACTTAGTTATATATGTCTATTATGTGGAGACCTAGATTGATACTAATTGAATTGAAATAGCAATGAAATGAGATCACTATCATGTTTTTTCTGGATTTTTTTATGTTTCTAAGTGTAGATAAAAATGCCGGATTAGGGTTTTAATTTAGAGGAATGTGTATATGTTTTGGTACTATAGTCAAATCTATGTCATGATTTTTTTCTCTCTTTTGGGGAATGATGGCTTAGTTTGTATTTAGTAGTTCTTATAGCTCTTTTTGGATATAAATTATTAGCTCTGTAGCACCTGACACCTTTTAAAAAAAAGATGCGTTTGAGTCAGTGTCGTGTTTGAAACCGACGTTGATACTTGTgattatatttaatttatatatatttttaaattattacTCGTGTCGATGTGTCAGGTGCCTGCTTCCGGTGTCCCTGCATCATAGATTACTAGACTACCCATTGTATTTTGTTAATAATATTTTGCTTTATTCAGAAAATACTATAGGTGATTCTATTCAGAAAACATAGAGGTTAGGTTTAGATAAAGACATTATTTATGATAAAACACTGTGATGGGTTTGATTCATGGAACCGATTTCAATTAGTGAGATAAGACatggtggttgttgttgttgtttgtaGACACCCATAGTTTAAAGAAAGACATTGTTATTTAAAAACCGGGGGAAAGGAAAGCCAAAATTTTGCCAATTGTGTATGTTAGTTTCACGTTTGGAGCATCCATAATTGATTCTGAACGTGTACAATTGATTTTTGACATGTTTGGTTGCTCTAGGGTATAATTGATTATGCTTTTTAGAATTGATTATTCTTGAAGTTATGATTTTTAGCGTTTGAGTCTAAAAGTTTTTTTCACTGAGATATATTCTTTAACCCACTTTTGCAAGAACTTATCCAAACATAAATCACTTTTCATTCAACTCACTTTTGACCAGAATCAATTTTACAAAATTAATTCActcaaaatcaatttttttcaCCGTAGAACCAAACACACACCAAGACCATCACTGTGGGATTGTACTGGAAAATCAAAATTACATTCCAGCATTAGATATGCTGAGTTCCACCTCTAGAGTAGATATGCGCATGAGTATGGTTTTAAGTGGTGGCTGTGGTTATGCTGCAAACTGTGATATTGTGGTAAAATGTGGGAAAATGCGGCTGTTGCAGTCGGAACTGTGGTTGTTATGCTGTTCTGGAGACCTCTAAAACCATTATATTTCGACTGCAATTGTAGTTGTGGGCTGAAATTTAAAACTATATGATGAGTACGCGATATCTCTGTACGATCATTTTCAGTTTTATTGGCATTATTAAGATGAAACAATTTGAGTTTCTCATAGAAAAGAATCTAAACTGAAAATTACTGTTGTTTCATGCACAGAAAATGCTCAGTTAGAAAATTTATTTTTGTTCTAGGATGATGACTGATTTTGATGGTCATATTAACAAACTCTTAAAGGCATCTTATGTTTGTTGTAACAACTTTGCAGGTTTTCTTCAGATGATATTTGCTACCAGAAAcatattatttttcattttcacttCTTTATAATAACAGGGTATGGTTGCTTGATTTGGTAAGAAAACAATTTAAGTTCATAATCCATTTAAGTATGTAAAATTTTATTTGAAGAAAGAAAATACATTTGAATTTTGCTATTGATGTATTTTCCATTTATAAATTGAGGTAGAGAGAAATGTCAATACATTCTTGGACTTCGTGTTTCAACACTTTTGTTTGGTGAAATCCCACTTAATAGAGTATTGAAAAGAGAATGTCAGATTGTAAATATTCCTAGTATTTCTCTGTAGATGTACTGCTTGTAAGCCTTGAGCCGTTTTCACTTTTAGGTTAAATTTTGCTTACAGTTTGCAGGATTAATTGATATGGTTTCTGCTCATTCCTTTGAATATTCCAAGGATTTGACAATTTACCACTAAATTTACCTAATTCGTTAAATGTTGCATTTGTTTGAATCCATGCTATGAAATGCAACCTTTCTAACTGGTGATGTTTTGTATAACCAGGAACTGTGCATCACAGATACTCGTTTACAAGTCTCTATTTGTCCTTATTCAGGATGGCCATCCTTTAGAAGCAAAACTACAGTTAGCTTCAGGCATTGTTCCTGGTAAGCTCAGATGTGAGGTTAGAACTTGCAAATATGCAACCAAGGGCAAGTACTGGAGCTGGTTACCGTTTTAGTGTATCTAGTACGCCTAGCAATTCAAGTGGAGGATCTGATCCAGATGATAATGAGTCACAAGGTGAGGTTTTCATATGGGGAGAGGTTTTTGCAGACGGGGTTCCTTCCAAGACAGATGTGTTGATCCCTAAGCTGTTAGAGTCGCATGTTCTTCTTGATGTTCGTAACATTGCATCTGGTGTGAGTCACCTTGCTATATTAAACAAGAAAGGGGAGGTTTTTACTTGGGGAGAAGAGTCTGGGGGTAGACTTGGTCATGGAATTGATAAAGGTTTTAGTAAGCCTCATCTAGTTAAGAATCTTCAAGATGTTACTATGGATATTGTTGCATGTGGAGATTTTCATACATGTGCTGTGTCTAAATCTGAAGAATTTTTCACATGGGGTGATGGTACACATAATGTTGGACTTCTTGGACATGGTAATGAGGCTAGCCACTGGATACCAAAGAGTGTCAATGGCTTTTTGGATGGACTTCAAGTTGTATCTGTTGCATGTGGCACATGGCATTCAGCATTGGCAACCTCAAACGGAAAATTATTTACCTTTGGTGATGGAACATTTGGTGTTTTAGGCCATGGTGATCAAGAGAGTGTATTGTATCCAAAGGAAGTACAACTATTAGGTGGACTGAGGACTATCAAGGTTGCTTGTGGAGTATGGCATACTGCAGCTATTGTTGACGTTGTTTTTCAATCTGGTTCAAATGTTTCATCATGGAAACTTTTCACATGGGGTGATGGTGACAAACATTGTTTAGGCCATGGAAACAAGGAAACCTATCTTCAACCGAAACGTGTTTCGCCTCTTATTGAATATAATTTCCAGCAGATAGCATGTGGACACACCATGACTGTTGCTCTCACTACATCTGGTCATGTATTTACAATGGGAAGCACTGAAAATGGTCAATTAGGAAATCCAAATTCTGCTGGGAAAGTACCTACTTTAGTCCAAGATAAGTTACTAGGTGAATTTGTTGAGGAAATATCATGCGGAGCACACCATGTTGCTGTTTTGACATCAAGAAATGAAGTATATACGTGGGGAAAAGGTTCTAATGGAAGACTAGGACATGGTGACACAGATGAGAGAAAATCTCCTACACTTGTGATAGCCTTGAAAGATAGGCATATAAAAAACATCTCATGTGGTTCAAATTTTACATCTTGTATATGCATTCGTAAATCGGTCACTGGAACTGACCAACCTATTTGCTTTGGATGTAAACAAGCATTTGGTTTAACAAGAAAAAGACACAATTGTTACAATTGTGGATTGGTTTTCTGTCATACATGTAGTTCTAAAAAGTCATCCAAAGCTGCATTGGCTCCAACATTAGAAAAACCTCATCGTGTGTGTGATATTTGTTATACTAAGCTTAAAGTTGTTGTTGACACCAATGATCCTTCAAAGTTAAATGGAAAGGCTACTCCTTCTCACTGTTCCACAAATGGTAGGGAAAGATTAGACCAAGGTATTTTAAGGTCTACAAGAACTCTGTTTTCTTCTTTTACCGAACCAATGAAGTACCTTGAAATAAGGAATAATAAGCCTGGAAATGGATATGGTTCTACTTCTTTCATGAGAGCTTCTTTAGTTCCATCTCTTTTGCAATTGAAAGATATCGCTTTTCCAAGTTCATTGAGTTCTATTCAAAGTGTTTTGAAGCCTTCTACTCCTCCTAGTTCATCACAAAATTCTACATCCCCATACACATGTGGATCAGGTCCTCCTCCACCATATGTCAGTCAAAGATTTTCTGGTGGTCTTATCAATAGTTTGAGCAGGACAAGTGATGTTCTTAATAAAAAAGTTTCAAATTTGCAGAGCCAAGTATGTTTAGTCGGTCCcattctaaaaatagaattgcAGAGTTTTAACAAACTCCAACTGTTCGGCAATGCACGATTTTGTACTAAGTGTTGTCAAATAGTAGCTATAGCAGAACAACATTCCGAAACTTGAACAAAAAGCTATTTTCTGCTATCTGCGTTTTGACAACATTGGCAACCATACCTTTTTGTTCATAAACTTGCGGAAGTATAGTTTCCACATTTACAAGTTAATACATATTTCTTTGTTTAGATTCGAGGATTGGAGGAGATAAGTGACATGAAAGATGTGGAAATTCAGAAGCTTCAGAGAAAGACTACAGATGTTATTGCCTGGGTTGCAGTGGAGTCTTCTTGTCATAGAGAAGCAAAAGAATTTATTGAATCTACTAAACATCAGGTATCTTCAATATATATCCTTGGGACATAGCTCAAATCATTGAATTAATCATAAGAAATTAATGGAAATGGAATCCAAAATCATGTAGTAAGATATGGAGATTAGCTATATTGAATTAAATATACAAAATAAACGTTTCTATAGCTGTACAAGCCAATGACTAAAATATATAAATCACCAGTAGTAAGATCCTGTGCAAGAGCTCAGAATTACAGGAAACATAGTTGAAAAATTCTTCCACTTGTCATTAGGAGGAAGATTTTTCTAAGAATAGATAAAAGatagtagatagatagataggTGGCCTGCACCTTGCACTTCAAAAACAAATATTTCACCTTTATCTATCCATCTCCTACTAAAAAACTAAATAATGTAATCATATTTAAAATCATTAATCATCATCCTTGAACACGGTAGAAGATGAAGATGTTGATAAGTGAAAATATGTGCATATGCAAGAATCTTTCAAATACTTCTTTATCGTCCTATTATAATACTTTTAAAAGAGTTTTTGGTTCTAATTTTTCTAGAGGTGTTCATTATTACCTTAGATGAGTCTATCGTAACAAATAAGAGATTTTTTTAGGACACTTCTCTAAGCTGTGTGGTACGAGATACGAGTGTCTGATACCGAGACACGTATAATCCGAGGAGTTTTCGTGCTTCATAGGTTCAAATTCATATGGATTCCACTTTTAGTAACATATACGATATCCACATAATTTAGTGGGACCTATTTATAAAAAGTGGGACCAATTTGACTTCCAACTAATAAGAGAGAGTATTGTAAAGAGTGTGTTAAAGAATTTGTACGGCCATAAAACTCACTAGCCACATGAGACATAATTTATGAATGAATGAGCAATTATGGGGCAGCAAAAGTTGGCTGAGCATTGAGGTGAGAGCAGTTATTGTGAGAGAACATGACAGGTATGATTTAATGAGCCATTGGATTGCACTTCAAATTGCTGGTCCAGATTTATGTTAGAGATTGCCAGCTAGATTGTTGATCTTTTCTACTAATGACCGGAAAGTATTGGCTCTCATGTCAGAAACATGGCTGGAAATGGAACTCTAGAGGGCCGAACTTATGCATAGACGAGAAATAACGTGGCAGCATGTTTATGACTGCATGACATATAGGAATGACTGCTTCTCCTGTTAACAAACCGTTACGTTGCGGCCCAAATCACAGTTTGGGGCTATTTTTTAAAACCATGTTAACGGGCACCAAGGGATGCGTGTGTCACTAAGAAAAATAAGTAAGAGATGTTAGTGTTCATTAAAAAAACAGAATGGCGTGAGTGTCATTCAAAGAGACTTTAGGGAAGATGGCTCATGTAGACTAGTGCAATTTTCCCTTATATTTAATGTGATACATACAACTGATAAACTGAatggagaaaaagaaaagaagatAGCTTTTAAAAAGAAAGATATAATGAATAAGGATTTTTGGTTCCTTGTCCTAAATAGCTAGACTTGTTTTTCATTTTCAGTTGAAGGAAATTACTGAGAAGCTACCAGCAGAAATTCCAGAAAGTAATATTTTGAGTACTATCCATACACGAGCTGAAAATTTTCTGAAAGAATTATTTGAATCGGAAACATCAGAGTTGGAGTCCAAGCAAGAAAGTGCACCTGACATATTTGCTGCAGTTAATGATGACACTTCTAAACTAGAAAATGTCAGACTAGTAGAAAATGCCGATGTTTTAGAAGTTGACTCTTGTCTAGATGAATTAAAGTTAGAGTGTTTGCAACAAAATGCACATGACATGTCCGCTGCAGATAACAACGCCTCTAAATTAGAAAATATCAGATTAGTAGAAAATGGCGACATTGTAGAAGTTGACTCTTGTCTAGATGAATCAAAGTTAGCGTGTTTGCAACAAAATGCACTTGATATATCTACCACAGCTAGTGGCAATTTTGAACTACAGGATCATAGACTAGATGAAAATGCCAACATTGTAGAAGTTGACTCTTGTCTAGATGAATCAAAGTTAGAGTATTTGCAACAAAATGCACATGACGTATCTGCTGCAGATAATGATCCTTGTCTAGATGAATCAAAGTTAGAGTGTTTGCAACAAAATGCACATGACGTATCTGCTGCAGATAATGATCCTTGTCTAGATGAATCAAAGTTAGAGTGTTTGCAACAAAATGCACATGACGTATCTGCTGCAGATAATGACTCTTGTCTAGATGAATCAAAGTTGTGTTTGCAACAAAATGCACATGACGTATCTGCTGCAGATAATGACTCTTGTCTAGATGAATCAAAGTTGTGTTTGCAACAAAATGCACATGACGTATCTGCTGCAGATAACGACTCTTCTAAACTAGAAAATATCAGACTAGTAGAACATGCCGACATTGTAGAAGTTGATTCTTGTCCAGATGATATAACTACCTCAGATAGTGACACTTCTAAACTGCAAGAACACATTCATGAAAAGATTGACAAGACTGCAAGACGTGATCAATCTGAGACTGGAATAAATGTTCGTCATGAAAGTAATGGATCGTCTATATCTTGTGTTGGAGAAGTGATGTCACCCCAACGTTCAGAAAATGGTTCAATATCAGGGGACAGTTCAAGAGATGGGAGTCTACAAGAAACACAAGTCTTTGAAAAATTTGAGTCTGGTGTTTATGTGTTACTCAAGCTACGACCTGATGGAATCAAAATTTTTAAAAGAGTTAAATTCAGGTGAGTTGCATGTTTCAGTGTCTGTTTATGATTGTTCCATTGACTTTTATTTGGTCTCTTTTACCCTTGCTATTTCTATTTCTCAAACATTTTTTATTCATTCAATGTTGCAGCAAGCGAAGGTTCTCTGAAAGTCGAGCAGAAGAATGGTGGAGCCAAAACAAAGGTAGAGTTCTTAGGAAATACTGTCCACGCCATCAGAAGCAAAATGGATCATGTAACATTACATCAAATGTTAAAGAAAATATTGAATCATCGATTTCTTAAATTTAAACCTTTTCTTCCTATAGGCATCACCTTAGTTTGATGAAATGATTTCACTTAGAAGGATCATCAATCTAGTGGAAAGTAATGTAGCTTTAACTTAGGCACATTAATTGAGAACGTGTAGATATTTTACAACACAATAGGCATATAATCATGTATTCAATGAGGATAGGAATAGTAGTCAGGTAGAAGAACATGTTGATTTATATATAGGAAAATTAGCATTTGATTTGATTTTTATCAATCAAAGAATACAACATATGGTGTGATACTTGTGTATATATAGAAAAATATGTGTTCACAAAAAAATAGTATATATATAACAATGTGTTGACATCTTAAATACACTACAGAATTCTCAAAAGGGTTACATTATCCATtccatgaaaaataaaaataatgcatcTCCAAACACACTTAAAATACACACACCTCAGCACTTCGAGTCACCTTCATTTTATCTaaaattaattcaaaaatacATTTTCCGAATGAAAGATAGATCTACTTCCATAAAAGTACTAGTGAAAATTGAAATCCAGTAATTAAATGGTGAGAAAACGGGTCCAAAAAGTAACCCCTGCATTAAGCCATTCTTGTACATCACCTTCACACACCTCCTGCATTATGCCATTCTTGTCCATCATCTTCACACATTTTTTTTCTAATCACATATTAAAACCCAAATATTTCATAAATAAAAACTACACACATAAATGGTTTTTCATAAATAAATACCTTATCTTGCATTTGCGAAGGCATTAGCAAGTGGCTGATTTGAAAAATATATCGGTCACTGTTTTTTAGCTGAGTGCAAATATCATTAAAAAATATGTTGATAAACAATGATTTTTTTTAGAAGTTCAGGGAAGTTCTGAAAATGCggatttttatttatttataaattgaTAAAATTAGTTGGGTTTGAAAATGTATGTTCAAAAAATGTGAAAGGTAAAATCGGATGGGGTGGATAAAATAAGGGGAATTTCTTATGACACCCTATAGAATGCAAAAATACTATGAAAAATTGAAATTGTCCCTCAGATTTTGAAGATGCATTTCTAGACACACCATGCACCAACATTATAGCGCACCAAATAAGTTTCACCTTAGATGAATACTAAAAATTTTTTGGAGACACATCTCTGGATATTTGCAACAAATTTAATGATAGTTGATCAGTTTAGTGGATatttcgaagatgcatcttcaGAAGTTTGGGACGAGATTTTGAAATTTGCTGTCACATTTGCATGTCAAATATTTTTGGAGATGCATTTCCGGGATAATTTAATAAAACACTAAACTGCATGATCACACAACCATACTTGTTTTTCACTCAAAACCCTCACCAAAAACATTTTCCCCAATCCACATTTTCACTTCAAATCTTCAATCTTGTGTTTCATCACATCAAAGGGAGAAAAAGAAGTTGAAATTCTAGGTAAAGATCATTTATTTTAAACCTCATTGCTCACATTAATCTTGTTTTCTGTCTGAAAGAGAATCAAATGCACAAAAGTCAAAGGGGATATCACCCATCGATTTAACCAACGATAAATATTTTGATTCGTTTAATTTTCTATTTAGCCGGACAAATAAGTGTATGTAATTGTGTC from Lathyrus oleraceus cultivar Zhongwan6 chromosome 7, CAAS_Psat_ZW6_1.0, whole genome shotgun sequence encodes the following:
- the LOC127108117 gene encoding PH, RCC1 and FYVE domains-containing protein 1; amino-acid sequence: MQPRASTGAGYRFSVSSTPSNSSGGSDPDDNESQGEVFIWGEVFADGVPSKTDVLIPKLLESHVLLDVRNIASGVSHLAILNKKGEVFTWGEESGGRLGHGIDKGFSKPHLVKNLQDVTMDIVACGDFHTCAVSKSEEFFTWGDGTHNVGLLGHGNEASHWIPKSVNGFLDGLQVVSVACGTWHSALATSNGKLFTFGDGTFGVLGHGDQESVLYPKEVQLLGGLRTIKVACGVWHTAAIVDVVFQSGSNVSSWKLFTWGDGDKHCLGHGNKETYLQPKRVSPLIEYNFQQIACGHTMTVALTTSGHVFTMGSTENGQLGNPNSAGKVPTLVQDKLLGEFVEEISCGAHHVAVLTSRNEVYTWGKGSNGRLGHGDTDERKSPTLVIALKDRHIKNISCGSNFTSCICIRKSVTGTDQPICFGCKQAFGLTRKRHNCYNCGLVFCHTCSSKKSSKAALAPTLEKPHRVCDICYTKLKVVVDTNDPSKLNGKATPSHCSTNGRERLDQGILRSTRTLFSSFTEPMKYLEIRNNKPGNGYGSTSFMRASLVPSLLQLKDIAFPSSLSSIQSVLKPSTPPSSSQNSTSPYTCGSGPPPPYVSQRFSGGLINSLSRTSDVLNKKVSNLQSQIRGLEEISDMKDVEIQKLQRKTTDVIAWVAVESSCHREAKEFIESTKHQLKEITEKLPAEIPESNILSTIHTRAENFLKELFESETSELESKQESAPDIFAAVNDDTSKLENVRLVENADVLEVDSCLDELKLECLQQNAHDMSAADNNASKLENIRLVENGDIVEVDSCLDESKLACLQQNALDISTTASGNFELQDHRLDENANIVEVDSCLDESKLEYLQQNAHDVSAADNDPCLDESKLECLQQNAHDVSAADNDPCLDESKLECLQQNAHDVSAADNDSCLDESKLCLQQNAHDVSAADNDSCLDESKLCLQQNAHDVSAADNDSSKLENIRLVEHADIVEVDSCPDDITTSDSDTSKLQEHIHEKIDKTARRDQSETGINVRHESNGSSISCVGEVMSPQRSENGSISGDSSRDGSLQETQVFEKFESGVYVLLKLRPDGIKIFKRVKFSKRRFSESRAEEWWSQNKGRVLRKYCPRHQKQNGSCNITSNVKENIESSIS